Proteins encoded within one genomic window of Kibdelosporangium phytohabitans:
- a CDS encoding tRNA(His) guanylyltransferase Thg1 family protein has protein sequence MTRGADVHGEEFEAGQRAREWFHSMTVPPGAWTILRVDGRSFSRFTEQRYDKPFDLRFSQLMTEAARALLVEFGGRYAYTESDEISVLLDPESQIFGRGVEKLVSLSASVTAAAFTHAVGEPAHFDSRVWIGTGPADVVDYFSWRQADAARSALNGWCYWTLRKDGRSRQEATKALEGANASAKNELLYRHGVNFNELPAWQRRGVGLWWETYERPGYDPLREMPVTATRRRVREERELPMKGPYREFLAGLIAVKP, from the coding sequence GTGACAAGAGGGGCGGACGTGCACGGCGAGGAGTTCGAAGCCGGCCAGCGGGCTCGCGAGTGGTTCCACTCGATGACCGTGCCACCGGGAGCGTGGACGATCCTGCGGGTCGACGGCCGCAGCTTCTCGCGGTTCACCGAGCAGCGCTACGACAAGCCGTTCGACTTACGCTTCTCGCAGCTGATGACCGAAGCCGCGCGTGCGCTGCTGGTCGAGTTCGGCGGCCGCTACGCGTACACCGAGAGCGACGAGATCTCGGTGCTGCTCGACCCGGAATCGCAGATCTTCGGCCGCGGTGTGGAGAAACTGGTGTCGTTGTCGGCGAGTGTCACCGCCGCCGCCTTCACGCACGCGGTCGGCGAACCGGCCCACTTCGACAGTCGGGTGTGGATCGGCACCGGCCCGGCCGACGTCGTCGACTACTTCTCGTGGCGCCAGGCCGACGCGGCCCGATCGGCGCTCAACGGCTGGTGCTACTGGACTCTGCGCAAGGACGGCCGGAGCAGACAGGAAGCCACGAAGGCACTGGAAGGCGCGAACGCGTCGGCCAAGAACGAACTGCTGTACCGGCACGGCGTGAACTTCAACGAACTGCCCGCGTGGCAGCGCCGGGGCGTCGGCCTCTGGTGGGAGACCTACGAACGGCCCGGCTACGACCCGCTGCGGGAGATGCCGGTGACGGCGACCCGCCGCCGGGTGCGTGAGGAGCGGGAACTCCCGATGAAGGGACCCTACCGGGAGTTCCTCGCCGGCCTCATCGCCGTGAAACCCTGA
- a CDS encoding LacI family DNA-binding transcriptional regulator has translation MKRPTISDIARKAGLSKAAVSYALNGRPGVSDATRQRVAGIAHALGWRANSAALALSAERSGVVGLVVTGEVPWPTLEGVERQLAAAGVTLQLAVTAAAEETYHDWWASGRVDGMLLVDPRPEDPRIATLNELEIPTVLIGATHPAMSSVLADRTKACDEVTSYLTQRGHTRICRIASSPDGAMAATRALDGVTAAIYEDPMAAAKVVAHAAMLNRRIPADLAVVATSDSPVCRMVCPQVTAIQHDHAADGALAARLLLGQLSTGVPEHRVTSADKLIIRGTT, from the coding sequence ATGAAGCGACCGACCATCAGCGACATCGCCAGGAAAGCCGGGCTTTCCAAGGCGGCGGTTTCCTACGCGCTCAACGGCCGTCCCGGCGTGTCCGACGCGACCAGGCAGCGGGTCGCGGGCATCGCCCACGCGCTGGGCTGGCGGGCCAACTCGGCCGCGCTGGCGCTGTCGGCCGAACGGTCGGGCGTCGTCGGGCTGGTCGTCACGGGCGAGGTGCCGTGGCCGACTCTCGAAGGCGTCGAACGCCAACTCGCGGCAGCGGGCGTGACACTGCAGCTCGCGGTCACCGCCGCCGCCGAGGAGACGTACCACGACTGGTGGGCCTCCGGCCGGGTGGACGGCATGCTGCTGGTCGACCCGCGCCCGGAAGACCCGCGGATCGCGACGTTGAACGAGCTGGAAATCCCGACGGTGCTCATCGGCGCGACCCACCCGGCCATGTCCTCGGTCCTGGCGGACAGGACCAAGGCGTGCGACGAGGTGACCAGCTATCTCACCCAGCGGGGCCACACCAGGATCTGCCGCATCGCCTCCAGCCCGGACGGCGCCATGGCGGCCACACGCGCACTCGACGGCGTCACAGCGGCCATCTACGAAGACCCCATGGCAGCGGCGAAGGTCGTGGCGCACGCGGCGATGCTGAACAGGCGTATCCCCGCCGACCTGGCGGTCGTGGCCACGAGCGACTCGCCCGTGTGCCGGATGGTGTGCCCCCAGGTGACGGCGATCCAGCACGACCACGCTGCCGACGGCGCGCTCGCCGCCCGCCTGCTGCTCGGCCAGCTCAGCACAGGTGTCCCCGAACACCGCGTGACCAGCGCGGACAAACTCATCATCCGTGGAACGACCTAA